TTATACCGCTTAAGACAAATATCGCACTCGTATGGCCTTTCATCAGAATGCACGCTCATCATGTGTCTTTGCATTAAATTCGtgtttgaaaaaatcatACTGCACACGTTACATGTCCTTGTTTCAATTTCTGCTGAGTTGGCTCCGCCGAGGGGTTCCCTCTTAACACGGggcatttttctcctattAACTTTCTTCGTCCCCACGGGTTTCTTCGCGTTTCCCATCCTGCTGGGCACGCTCCCTTCACCAACGTTGTTAGGAATGTTCTCACCAACCTTGCCATGaccatcatcttcatcattaCCACCATTCCCATCTTCCCCATCATTCCTATCATTCCTACCATTTCCATCATCCCCATCACCCCCATCACCCCCATCATCCCCATCACCCCCATCACCCCCATCATCCCCATCATTCCTATCCCTCTTTTCATAGGTTTGCAAATTTTCATTGTCTTCACCTGGTTTTCCTTCACTCGGGACATGTTCATCGTTGACTTTATCGCCTTCTCCCGTGGCATCTTTCAACTGAGCTGTGCTAACCATTTGGGCACTCTCGCCTTGTGCTTGTTCCATCGAATGGGACGCCTCATCTGTGCGCCCTTCATTCGGATCATTCGGTTCGTTCCCTTCCTTCTGCTCATCCTCATCACTTTCGTTTGTCTccccattttcttcattgtcGTCGTCGCTGTACCTTCTCCTGTCTCTACTCTCCCCTTCACTGTCCGACTCATCGTCCGATTCATTATTGTTTACCTTTCTCGAGGAGAAACCGAAAATTCTAGAAAATTTGCTTGACATATTTTCATAAAACACACTTCCCCTTTTACTTTGCCCGTTGTCACCTGATTGACCACTGCTCCTGTCTGTATCCTTCCCGCTCGTTCCACTGCTAACACTTTCGCCAACTGTTTTCGGACATTTGTCGGCGTCTCCACTCTGAGATGCATCCATTGGTATACTTTGCACCTGAACTGGCGAAGCTTCATGTTGCCTATCCTCATAATGCTCTTCACAATGGCTAGATGGCTCCATCTTTATCCCAACGGTTCCAGAAATTTCCTTCAGATTATCCATTGTACTGGCGTTACTGTCTGCtaacattccttccttcctaatATCTTCTTCGCAGTTTTCCTGTTTGATTTTAACCACTGTGGATGGCGAATTAACTTCTCTGTTCTCCTTCGCCCCTTCCACTTTCATTTGACAGTTTTCGCcaacttcatttttctccttttctacGGTCGTCCCTTCATTTATCTGTTCGTTAAAGGAATCTACAGCATTGTTAATTGTATCTACAGGATCCATAATTCCATCCTTCTGTTTGTCAAAAAGGCCTACGGGGCTGATATTAgcatcttccattttgccaCCTAAACCTGGTGATGCATCCTCCCTTCCCTTATTCAACATCTCGTTGTCCTCCACATTCTTATTCTCCTCACATACGACGGGGAAACTCTTTTCCTCCAGGGAAGCGTCATTGCACTCTTCCAAAGTTCTCTTCTGCAACGAATTTCCGCTCATTGGCACATGATTCAAATCATAGAAGGATTTCAGAACATTACCATTTTCACTGTTACTGTCATTTGTTTCTACATCTTCCTCCACTCctctcttctttccttccttcacatttacttcttcctctggTATGGATATGTTAACTCCCTTGTAAGGGCTCACACTTGATATCTTCTCTTCGTCTACAGTGTGTTGATTCATATGTTCTTCTGCTTGGTCCTGCTCCGATTCGTCTCCGTTATCTTTGAACGTACTTATGACATTCCCAGGGTCGACCGTTTGGGATGGCGTAAAGAATtgtgtttccttttctgGTTCTGTTAAAATTGATTGTGCATCCGTCGGGTGAACATCTCCCCCGCTATGGCCATCGTCATTGTTACTATTCTGTTGTTGACCCAACCTACCACTCTCGAATGAATGGTCATTCCGCTCGTCATTCCGTGTGTAATTACAATCACCGTCTAATTCGTTCATTCTTGTGTCCTCATTTTTACTATCACTGCACTTATTCCTCTCTTCGGCCTTTTCATGTGCaccattaaaaatatcaATAACTTCCTTCATATCGTTGGTCTCACGAGAAGGGTGGTAATTCTTCGGTGTATtgttaaaatattcttccccTTGAACTTCTACTTCATCTTCCAACGTTTTCTCCACTgtctcctcttcctccagCGCATAGTTCATCCCCATGTCATCTGGGCACGGGAACCTGTTTCCCCCGAGAATACTTCTATAGACATTTCCATCTGACTCGTTCATATATctatcttttttattttttttttttttcttttcattttgtataaaatgtttatacctctttttcatttttttcgttaggATAAACGAATTTTCGATATTTTCGAAGCACGTTCCGTAGATTTTATCAATTTGGTATTTACCCTCCACTTTGTTATTCCTGCTTCCGTCCGCGTTTGGGATGTCCTCATACAGCTCTGCACTAGTACTCTCATCTTTGTACACTTGGCTCTTGACACGAACGTTCCCATgatcatcctcctcatcatctcCCTCTTCCTGTTCCTCCTGTTGCATATGATGCACATGCTGCATCTGTTTCTTTGGGATTCTCCCCTGGACCATCCCACGGGCGCTTGCGCCTTCATTCAGATagacatttttataattctgGACAAACTGAAAATCGTATTTGTTTTTAAAGCGGTCTTCATTAGGATTTGCGTGCCATTCTGCGGCATCGACGTGGCCATCACCGTCATCATCAACCCATTTACTATCATCATCATGGGCGTCCTGGAACATATCCAACGGTGAAagctttcttttcctttcctcatATTCTTCAGACAGATGGTTGTACTTCCTTTTGCTTAGAACACTTCTGTCCATTAGACTTGCATCACCCGAATAGAAGTTGCTATTGAAATTTTGCGCACTTCCGTAATTTATGCTAACCTTGTTGTACTTCACACTGTTAGCATAGTTGTAGTTCACACGGTCAGTATGGTTATAGTTCACACCGTTAGAATGGTTGTTGTTGCCCCTAGGTATATCCATAATGATGTCGGCGCTGATGCTCCTGCTGCTGTActgttcattttccttcttgttaCATTTTAATacgtttattttgttccagtttatgttgttctttaggaaatttttttcactttcgcTGTACGAATTGCCGTTCAAATTTTCATCGAGATAGCAAAGTGCACTTCTATTTTTGAAATTCGCGGTCATCCTTTACTTCTAAGTTTTGTCACGTCTGTTATGTTacgttatatttttattttttattattttttttttattgcatatattatatgctCATGTGGTAATGTGTAAGAGGGTGGGATCCTTTGGCAGATGTTTACGAgattttccctccccccttttttgttcttacacaaaaagaaaaaaagctgcaatttttttttctcgtcgCCGCTGGCATGTGACATTATCCTTTCCTCTGATGCCTTCTCcttcaaaaaagaaatggcaaattTCTGtacgaatatttttttcgaattttttcgCACAATGCTTTTACATGTGCtgcaatttttattctttactTCAACTGTATTTTGTCCAAGTTCTCGAAACAAATTTGTATCATTCGAATTTTTCCCGTCACGCGTGTGCTTCGCGtggtaaacaaaaaatggggggggaaagaaaaaaaaaaatacatgcagTAATTATCCGGTTTTGCTAAATGGTTtcgtataattttttttttttttttttttttttttattaaggaaaaagggagtaCTTAATCACAGATGGGGGAGATGCGACATTTGACAAGGAAGTTCATATGCAACTAGTCCGTACATGTATTTCCAGTGCATCCGAATGTGTCCTAGTTCGCGTACACACCCGTGCATACAATCTGCTCAAATAACGTGTACGGTTTTTGCCTGTCCCGTTCGCAGGGGTAATCacaatatatgtgtatatatgggCCACACAGAACAGCACTTGTCCAGtgatttcttttcttttttttttcaaaaaaaaaaaaaaaaagaaaattttgtctGCTTCTCCTATGCAACAATTTAGTTAGTTCTCCTTACGGCCATTAATTCGACATGTTTAAGGGTATGACCATTACGCTAAAAGGGGTAGTGCCACAATAAAAAggtatgcacacatatgcgcacatacatataaacatatatatatatatatatatttaatattGAGAGCTACTAGGGCGCTTAAGGAAATAATTACGTGAGCCTACTCAGCAgtgaatggaaaagaaaggattaaaaaaaaggaaggggggggagggggggaaataattCATGTAGTTACACATGTACGAGAATAGAAACGCGTATGAATCCGTGTCACTCCCACGCGCGCTTATTGCATGCATACGTTCCCTCCACGGGGGGGGGAAGCTGTTTCTGCAACTGCGGTGAGGCAAACGCAAAGTTTGTCATGGAAAAATCGCTCGAGATATAAATTCAAAAGTACTCACAATGGCgcgtacaaaaaaatgtgaccCAGCGAAACGGTGTACATACGAACAACTTAGCAACTTATCAGCTGTGCAGATTAGCAGTTCAACAGTTGAATAGTCGAACAATTGTTTCTCCACGATGTACAAGGAATGTTTGGAAAACACTGCTCATTTTACTGTTTCATATGTAGGAGTATCAAtaagatttttctttttatttaaatattttttttttgcgtaattttttttttttatttaaaaaatgttcatctTTTGCCTCACCAccatcttccttttcccccttgttTCGCCACGCCTTTTCGCTTCGTCgccaaaaagagaaaaagaataaatcaagtagataaaaaaataaaataaaataaaataaagagaaaTCAGGTCagataaaatgaaatgagGTGGAGATAATTCAaagtaaaatgaaataaaatgagataaaagtaaaatgaatccaaacaaaataaaatgaaacgaATTGTAAAGTTTATTCCCGTTGTTTTAATTTCACAGAAAATGAACTGTGCCACAGGTAACAGTTGAAATGAGAGAACCACATTATGAAAtagcaagaaaaaaatatatttaaaagaaagagaaggaaagagaaggaaagaaaagaaaagaaaaggaaagaaaagaaaagaaaaggaaagaaaagaaaagaaaagaaaaaaggatgaaaaaaggatgaaaaaacaacccaGAGCCCTCTATTCTTTCAACTTAAGGTTTAACGATTTGTCGCGGCATGCATGTGCAACGCGTACGTGAAAAACTACTACATGGAATGATACATTCTTCTCTTTATGTGTACGTTGGTAAATGCTACCACTTTCCGATAAACGGAAAAGGCATCTCTGCGCTGTTCAGGAATCGCACTCGCggtgaaggaaaggaaccGAGAAGGTCAATCAAAACAggaaaattagaaaaaaaaaaaaaaaaaaaaaaaaagaaaaaaagaaatccttTTAAGTGAAATGCTCCTCCCATGTAGAGAATGCTAAAGGCTCCACACTGTCGCGTGGTCGGAGAATCGCCTTTACACATTGACACCATCGTGCGCCACTATGCTGAGGACAAAATAACGACCGACAATTTGCGTACGGGCAACGAAGGTCTCTAAGTGAgttcaaatggaaaaatggcacaTCCCTATGCTCTGCATTCAAACTAGTCCTCTTTCCACATGTGTCGCATTCATGTGCGTACACCTATGAACAGGCATGCATATAAATGTGCATTCGCGAACGTACGCAGGAACTGTGACTTACGAGCCGACCGAGTTTTTCTGAAACAACCCGattttcttcaccattttaGGTGTCATCCGTTAGGACGTAGTTTTCTCTTATGgcatgtttttttcacacctttCATTTCCTGGTGGCCACTTTGCCCCTGCACACATTATTAACTATTAATTATTGAAAAAGGGGTAACTACCCCTACGTAAGGGAAAGAAGTAGCACATTTTAAAGGCGCACAATGTATGCCCATTAACGTAGTATGCACGTCCTACCCGTATGTCACATTTACAGATCTGTCATATATTGCCATGTGAAGGGATTCccaagaaatatatattttgtacctctttaaaaaaaactcttTCCGGGGGGGGGGCCTCTTTCCCTTGCAACACGTATTACGCAAGGATAACCTGTTCGACGTGAAGGTCCAAAAAACCACTTCCCCTTTGCCATATGAAAATTTCAGTATAATTCCAAATTAAAACTACTTATCATAACTACTGTTtggacggaaaaaaaaaaaaaaaaaagagaaaaggaaaaattaacagCGCTAAAAATGTCagagaggaataaaaaaaaaaaaaaaaaaagaaaaggaaaaaa
This DNA window, taken from Plasmodium knowlesi strain H genome assembly, chromosome: 13, encodes the following:
- a CDS encoding C2H2 zinc finger protein Zfp, putative, whose protein sequence is MTANFKNRSALCYLDENLNGNSYSESEKNFLKNNINWNKINVLKCNKKENEQYSSRSISADIIMDIPRGNNNHSNGVNYNHTDRVNYNYANSVKYNKVSINYGSAQNFNSNFYSGDASLMDRSVLSKRKYNHLSEEYEERKRKLSPLDMFQDAHDDDSKWVDDDGDGHVDAAEWHANPNEDRFKNKYDFQFVQNYKNVYLNEGASARGMVQGRIPKKQMQHVHHMQQEEQEEGDDEEDDHGNVRVKSQVYKDESTSAELYEDIPNADGSRNNKVEGKYQIDKIYGTCFENIENSFILTKKMKKRYKHFIQNEKKKKKNKKDRYMNESDGNVYRSILGGNRFPCPDDMGMNYALEEEETVEKTLEDEVEVQGEEYFNNTPKNYHPSRETNDMKEVIDIFNGAHEKAEERNKCSDSKNEDTRMNELDGDCNYTRNDERNDHSFESGRLGQQQNSNNDDGHSGGDVHPTDAQSILTEPEKETQFFTPSQTVDPGNVISTFKDNGDESEQDQAEEHMNQHTVDEEKISSVSPYKGVNISIPEEEVNVKEGKKRGVEEDVETNDSNSENGNVLKSFYDLNHVPMSGNSLQKRTLEECNDASLEEKSFPVVCEENKNVEDNEMLNKGREDASPGLGGKMEDANISPVGLFDKQKDGIMDPVDTINNAVDSFNEQINEGTTVEKEKNEVGENCQMKVEGAKENREVNSPSTVVKIKQENCEEDIRKEGMLADSNASTMDNLKEISGTVGIKMEPSSHCEEHYEDRQHEASPVQVQSIPMDASQSGDADKCPKTVGESVSSGTSGKDTDRSSGQSGDNGQSKRGSVFYENMSSKFSRIFGFSSRKVNNNESDDESDSEGESRDRRRYSDDDNEENGETNESDEDEQKEGNEPNDPNEGRTDEASHSMEQAQGESAQMVSTAQLKDATGEGDKVNDEHVPSEGKPGEDNENLQTYEKRDRNDGDDGGDGGDGDDGGDGGDGDDGNGRNDRNDGEDGNGGNDEDDGHGKVGENIPNNVGEGSVPSRMGNAKKPVGTKKVNRRKMPRVKREPLGGANSAEIETRTCNVCSMIFSNTNLMQRHMMSVHSDERPYECDICLKRYKRADHLKLHRIKHDLNKEEKKFQCSICQMFFKSPRQLRNCKLKHIRYSIAKDAIEWATRDQMEGAVNEVGNHWEGHSHEGENDNNGRIVQSGEDQAEGEEHTGGSESGTLREDATAEQMGAELSVQQEEVDQHQMETQGQEAKTKERQIEAHEEQENVEERLQVKKEDSSPNRISVEIRTCHVCSMIFSNKKLMQRHLMSVHSESRPFKCHLCVKTYKRSDHLKNHILTHKDNKEKIKYTCSICQSTFDTPKDLRSHKIRHYTCPYENCSYSYSTISKMKYHLNKHKCNLFYTCPVCAKKFLIYKEFIQHKRGCFEKKYVCLQCNKIYLHSNGYNKHIRKVHLNIIQNYKCTVNNCSREFCSEFSLKEHIINFHHRVKRFFCAKCNMSFGYRSSFRRHNMNIHP